From one Synergistaceae bacterium genomic stretch:
- a CDS encoding UDP-glucose/GDP-mannose dehydrogenase family protein, producing MKLVVIGTGYVGLVTGTCFARYGNNVICVDVNEERVETLRKGTVPFYEPGLEEMMTRNMREGRLSFTSSTAEALEGAEACFICVGTPQAPDGSANMVYIQSAARDIGQGMAGDLLVIVKSTVPVGTNRMVQGIIEEELAKRQAGFKLYMASNPEFLREGSSLTDFLEPDRVIIGVNDAEGQKIFSQLYSFLEPPKLLFMDTASAEMSKYAANAMLASRISFMNEMAGICEHVGANVESVRRGIGLDERIGKRFLNAGCGYGGSCFPKDVRALRDFARAAGYEPQILTAIDDVNERAKTSMFTKISAKFDALQGKVIAVWGLSFKPKTSDTREAPAQVLIRSLLDAGARIQASDPRAVEETRAVLGDRQGLVYVNDMYDAVNGADVLAVMTEWDIYRQPDFERMKRLMNRQLIVDGRNLYSLDEMKRRGFEYVSVGRPEVRA from the coding sequence ATGAAGTTAGTAGTTATAGGCACAGGATATGTAGGTCTCGTTACAGGAACATGTTTCGCCCGCTACGGCAACAACGTCATCTGCGTCGATGTCAATGAAGAGAGAGTCGAGACCCTCCGCAAGGGCACAGTCCCATTCTACGAGCCCGGCCTCGAAGAGATGATGACCCGCAACATGCGCGAAGGCCGCTTGTCCTTCACGTCCTCCACCGCCGAAGCCCTCGAGGGTGCGGAAGCCTGCTTCATCTGCGTCGGAACTCCCCAAGCTCCCGACGGAAGCGCAAACATGGTCTACATCCAGAGTGCCGCGCGCGACATCGGGCAGGGAATGGCCGGAGACCTCCTCGTCATCGTGAAGTCCACCGTCCCCGTCGGAACGAACAGGATGGTTCAGGGCATAATTGAGGAAGAGCTGGCCAAGAGGCAGGCAGGCTTCAAGCTCTACATGGCCTCAAATCCCGAGTTCCTGCGCGAAGGCTCGTCGCTCACCGATTTTCTCGAGCCTGACCGCGTAATCATCGGCGTGAATGACGCTGAGGGGCAGAAGATTTTCTCTCAGCTCTATTCCTTCCTTGAGCCGCCCAAGCTCCTCTTCATGGACACAGCCAGCGCGGAGATGTCGAAGTATGCCGCAAACGCAATGCTTGCCTCCCGAATCTCCTTCATGAACGAGATGGCGGGAATCTGCGAGCACGTCGGCGCAAACGTTGAGAGCGTCAGGCGCGGCATCGGCCTCGACGAACGAATCGGCAAACGCTTCCTGAACGCCGGATGCGGTTACGGCGGCTCATGCTTCCCGAAGGATGTCCGGGCACTTAGGGACTTTGCACGTGCGGCAGGCTACGAGCCCCAGATTCTCACGGCAATTGACGACGTGAACGAACGCGCGAAGACCTCAATGTTCACGAAGATTTCGGCCAAGTTCGACGCACTTCAGGGCAAAGTTATCGCCGTGTGGGGATTGTCCTTCAAGCCCAAGACCAGCGACACCCGCGAAGCTCCCGCTCAGGTGCTGATACGTTCTCTGCTCGATGCCGGAGCACGAATCCAGGCCAGCGACCCGAGAGCAGTCGAGGAGACACGCGCAGTTCTCGGCGACCGTCAGGGTCTCGTGTACGTCAACGACATGTACGACGCAGTGAATGGTGCGGATGTCCTCGCAGTCATGACGGAGTGGGACATCTACCGCCAGCCCGACTTCGAGCGCATGAAGAGGCTCATGAATCGTCAGCTTATAGTGGATGGACGTAACCTCTACTCGCTCGACGAGATGAAGCGCAGAGGGTTCGAGTACGTTTCGGTCGGCAGGCCGGAGGTCAGGGCATGA
- a CDS encoding class I SAM-dependent methyltransferase: protein MFGIKRAAKFLLQKCYLNQVKIRQKAYRMVSEEGNVLDRRGFLQGTDKASLQQTSGYIRIAHDYLRHYDYLFSPFRTESFPLIEFGCARGDSLRMWEEYFPSADIYGIDLDETAKRHETERIHVVIGDATSQKTHDDLKASTGGSAFIILDDASHAWGDQRRSFELFWDMVSPGGFYVIEDLECGTLGAYPAYPPKVLDAQPLNEYMHDRSRILRWAPDRQPEENTYHFEHLPPHIQQIEREMDMCIFIPGAVIVRKKPETISGVAKN, encoded by the coding sequence ATGTTCGGAATCAAGCGCGCGGCAAAATTTCTGCTTCAGAAGTGTTATCTGAATCAAGTAAAGATAAGGCAGAAAGCATACCGTATGGTTTCTGAAGAGGGGAACGTTCTGGACAGAAGGGGTTTCCTTCAAGGCACGGACAAAGCCTCGCTTCAGCAGACATCGGGCTACATTCGGATTGCTCACGACTACTTGAGGCACTACGACTACTTGTTCAGTCCGTTCAGAACAGAAAGTTTCCCGCTTATCGAGTTCGGTTGTGCAAGGGGAGATTCCCTCAGGATGTGGGAGGAGTATTTCCCAAGCGCAGACATCTACGGCATAGACCTCGACGAGACGGCAAAGCGTCATGAAACAGAACGTATACACGTTGTTATAGGCGACGCAACATCACAGAAGACCCACGACGATCTGAAGGCCTCAACCGGCGGAAGTGCGTTCATCATCCTCGACGACGCATCCCACGCGTGGGGAGACCAGCGCAGGAGCTTCGAGCTGTTCTGGGACATGGTGAGCCCGGGCGGGTTTTACGTGATTGAGGACTTGGAGTGTGGAACTCTGGGCGCATACCCTGCCTATCCTCCTAAGGTGCTTGATGCACAGCCGCTGAACGAGTACATGCACGACAGAAGCAGGATACTACGCTGGGCACCTGACAGACAGCCCGAAGAGAATACGTACCACTTTGAGCATCTTCCTCCGCACATACAGCAGATAGAACGCGAAATGGACATGTGCATATTCATTCCCGGTGCTGTGATTGTCCGGAAGAAGCCTGAAACTATTTCGGGGGTTGCAAAAAACTGA